A stretch of Thermococcus bergensis DNA encodes these proteins:
- a CDS encoding hydrogenase large subunit: MGTRVTYYVPVGPIHPALKEPIRVEAEVEGEKIVKVDVKRGFAHRGIEYMGMKRNAIQTLYLSERICGICSISHPYAFVIGSEKALGIEAPPRAQYIRTIIAELERIHSHILWLGVIAHEIGFDPLLFWTWKGREKVLDILEAITGNRINYAMYMIGGVRRDLKESHIKALRDMITYYWEFTEHMKEVFLSDPVYKARTRGVAQLSKEMALKLNVVGPVARAAGIRMDVRQDIPYDAYADMDVKAIVPQDIVGEARGDAYDITMVRLYEIEQSLDIIEFCLDNLPEGKILAIPNYVALLNKIKKTEGEAIGAHEAPRGEVIHYLKYDGTRDGPAVWKVIAPSYNNINSWALLLLGAEVADIPVVVAYIDPCMCCNDRVAVVEDSSGRLLDYSYLHKKAVEKTRKLEKELGVRR; this comes from the coding sequence GTGGGAACTAGGGTAACTTATTATGTTCCCGTTGGTCCAATTCATCCAGCATTAAAAGAACCGATAAGAGTAGAGGCGGAGGTTGAGGGAGAGAAGATAGTGAAGGTTGATGTTAAGAGGGGCTTTGCTCATAGAGGAATTGAGTACATGGGGATGAAAAGGAATGCAATACAAACTTTGTACCTCTCGGAAAGAATATGTGGAATATGCTCGATATCTCACCCGTATGCATTCGTCATTGGCAGCGAAAAGGCTTTAGGCATTGAGGCTCCTCCAAGGGCTCAATACATAAGAACAATAATAGCCGAGCTTGAAAGAATTCACTCGCACATCCTCTGGCTCGGAGTTATAGCGCACGAGATAGGCTTTGATCCGCTCCTCTTCTGGACGTGGAAGGGGAGGGAAAAGGTTCTCGACATTCTCGAGGCTATAACGGGTAACAGAATAAACTACGCAATGTACATGATCGGAGGAGTTAGAAGAGACCTCAAAGAGAGCCACATTAAAGCTTTGCGGGACATGATAACCTATTACTGGGAGTTCACGGAACACATGAAGGAGGTCTTCTTGTCTGATCCGGTTTATAAGGCGAGGACGAGGGGGGTAGCACAGCTCTCAAAGGAGATGGCGTTGAAGCTCAACGTGGTTGGACCAGTAGCTAGGGCTGCAGGAATTAGAATGGACGTTAGGCAGGATATTCCCTATGATGCATATGCGGATATGGATGTTAAAGCAATTGTTCCTCAAGACATAGTGGGGGAAGCAAGGGGAGATGCTTACGATATCACAATGGTGAGGCTTTACGAGATTGAGCAGAGCCTGGATATAATAGAATTCTGCCTTGACAACCTTCCAGAAGGAAAGATACTTGCAATTCCAAACTACGTAGCATTGCTTAACAAGATCAAAAAAACCGAGGGAGAAGCTATTGGAGCACATGAAGCTCCAAGAGGAGAGGTTATCCACTATCTCAAGTACGATGGAACTAGAGATGGTCCTGCAGTATGGAAGGTCATAGCGCCGAGTTACAACAACATAAACTCCTGGGCTCTATTGCTGCTTGGGGCAGAGGTGGCAGATATTCCAGTGGTTGTGGCATACATAGACCCATGTATGTGCTGCAACGATAGGGTGGCGGTTGTGGAGGATTCAAGCGGCAGGCTTCTGGACTATTCTTATCTGCACAAGAAAGCCGTAGAAAAAACCAGAAAACTTGAAAAAGAGCTGGGGGTGAGGAGATGA
- a CDS encoding NADH-quinone oxidoreductase subunit C has translation MTLTAEEILERLKEKLGDAILNYEVKEYKMGVKRPRTYQEIWMEINKDAFRKAIEAIFEIDYPHLHFIAGEDVGEVIKMIYSFGVFHSHPWGEVSIVMKLDLPKSNLVLPTITDLMIGAETNEREIREMLGVEFEGLKNKRHLFLPDDWPEGKYPWRRDEYGVEDMIKHTHRSVKEIRKQRGEQNG, from the coding sequence ATGACACTAACCGCTGAAGAAATCCTTGAGAGGTTAAAGGAAAAACTTGGAGATGCGATATTAAACTATGAGGTAAAAGAGTACAAAATGGGTGTTAAAAGGCCTAGAACTTATCAGGAAATCTGGATGGAGATTAACAAAGATGCCTTTAGGAAAGCAATTGAGGCAATATTCGAAATAGACTATCCGCATTTACACTTTATAGCCGGAGAAGACGTTGGCGAGGTAATCAAGATGATATACTCCTTTGGAGTCTTCCACTCCCACCCATGGGGTGAAGTGAGTATAGTAATGAAGCTTGACCTCCCGAAGAGCAACCTTGTTCTCCCCACTATAACAGACCTCATGATCGGTGCAGAGACCAACGAAAGGGAAATCAGAGAAATGCTTGGCGTTGAGTTTGAGGGGCTTAAGAACAAGAGACACCTCTTTTTACCTGACGATTGGCCTGAAGGAAAGTATCCATGGAGAAGGGATGAGTATGGGGTTGAAGATATGATTAAACACACCCATAGGAGCGTAAAAGAGATTAGGAAACAAAGGGGTGAGCAGAATGGCTAA
- a CDS encoding NADH-quinone oxidoreductase subunit B family protein: protein MGKLTNFKRSLWVFHASGGSCNACDIEIVAVLTPRYDAERFGIKLVGSPRHADVLLVTGAIPRDFADKLRRIYEQMPDPKAVVVIGNCGTTGGVFYDSYNIAGPIDEVIPVDVYVPGCPPRPEAIIDGIVKAWLKIEKLEKELEGKEK from the coding sequence ATGGGTAAGCTGACCAATTTTAAGCGTTCTCTTTGGGTTTTTCATGCCTCAGGGGGTTCATGCAACGCTTGTGATATTGAAATAGTGGCTGTGCTTACTCCAAGATATGACGCAGAGAGGTTTGGAATAAAGCTTGTAGGCTCCCCGAGGCATGCGGATGTCTTACTTGTCACGGGAGCTATTCCAAGAGACTTTGCTGATAAGCTTAGGCGTATTTACGAACAGATGCCCGATCCAAAGGCCGTTGTTGTAATAGGAAACTGCGGAACCACGGGAGGAGTCTTTTATGACTCTTACAACATAGCTGGACCAATAGACGAGGTAATACCCGTAGACGTCTATGTTCCAGGATGTCCTCCCAGACCAGAAGCAATAATAGACGGAATTGTAAAAGCATGGCTCAAGATTGAGAAGCTTGAAAAGGAGCTGGAGGGGAAGGAGAAATGA
- a CDS encoding IS982-like element ISPfu3 family transposase (programmed frameshift), translating into MVVMNFQQEILIIKSEIYPIISKHYPKNTRREVISLYDLITFAILAHLHFGGVYKHAYRVLIEEMKLFPKIRYNKLTERLNRHEKLLLLAQEELFKKHAREYVRILDSKPIQTKELARKNRKEKKGSSEIISEKPAVGFVPSKKKFYYGYKLTCYSDGNLLALLSVDPANKHDVSVVREKFWVIVEEFSGCFLFLDKGYVSRELQEEFLKFGVVYTPVKRENQVSNLEEKKFYKYLSDFRRRIETLFSKFSEFLLRPSRSVSLRGLAVRILGAILAVNLDRLYNFTDGGN; encoded by the exons GTGGTTGTTATGAACTTTCAGCAGGAAATCCTGATCATAAAATCCGAAATCTATCCGATAATCAGCAAACACTACCCGAAAAACACTCGCAGGGAAGTAATCAGCCTCTACGACCTGATAACCTTCGCAATACTAGCCCACCTGCACTTCGGAGGAGTTTACAAGCACGCTTACAGAGTCCTAATCGAAGAAATGAAGCTGTTCCCAAAAATCAGGTACAACAAACTAACAGAACGCTTGAACAGGCACGAAAAACTCCTGCTCCTAGCGCAGGAAGAATTATTCAAAAAACACGCCAGAGAATACGTTAGAATACTGGACTCAAAGCCCATTCAGACCAAGGAGTTGGCCAGAAAAAACAGGAAGGAGAAGAAGGGTTCTTCAGAAATCATCTCTGAAAAGCCCGCAGTTGGGTTTGTTCCCTCTA AAAAAAAGTTTTACTATGGGTACAAGCTGACCTGTTACTCTGATGGAAATTTGCTGGCTTTGCTGTCCGTTGATCCGGCAAACAAGCATGATGTGAGTGTTGTCAGGGAAAAGTTCTGGGTGATTGTTGAGGAGTTTTCTGGCTGTTTTCTGTTTTTGGATAAGGGTTACGTTAGTAGAGAACTTCAGGAGGAATTCCTGAAGTTTGGCGTTGTTTACACGCCGGTGAAGCGGGAGAATCAGGTTAGTAATCTGGAGGAGAAGAAGTTTTACAAGTACTTGTCTGACTTTCGCAGGAGGATTGAGACTTTGTTTTCGAAGTTTTCTGAGTTTCTTCTGAGGCCGAGCAGGAGTGTTAGTTTGAGGGGGTTAGCTGTCAGGATTTTAGGGGCGATTCTGGCCGTGAATCTGGACAGATTATACAACTTCACAGATGGTGGGAACTAG
- a CDS encoding hydrogenase gives MSFTLTTPSGFWNPILWLVFLALFSIIAYLIYSRGNPSYKKDTEQIKPYLSGNPEPTKEKVQVKAGDIYWGFIEALKGYYKVLQAIHTGDMRDYILWYLGIGAIITFILIGGV, from the coding sequence ATGAGCTTTACACTTACTACCCCTTCTGGATTTTGGAACCCCATTTTATGGCTGGTATTCTTAGCCCTCTTTAGCATAATTGCTTATCTGATATACTCCAGAGGAAACCCCTCGTATAAGAAAGACACCGAACAAATAAAGCCCTATTTGAGCGGTAATCCAGAGCCTACAAAAGAAAAAGTTCAGGTAAAGGCTGGAGACATCTATTGGGGATTCATTGAGGCTTTGAAAGGATACTACAAAGTACTCCAAGCAATCCACACAGGAGACATGAGGGATTACATTTTGTGGTATCTTGGCATTGGGGCTATAATAACATTCATACTAATTGGAGGGGTGTAG